The genomic window AATTGGTAAAAAGCGAAAAAATTAATTTTTTACAAGCCACTCCAACAACTTGGTCGATGCTTTTAGATTCTGGATGGTCTGAAAAATTACCAATAAAAGCATTATGCGGCGGTGAGGCAATGCCTGCAGATCTTGCAAAAGAACTTCTTACTAAATGTGATACGCTTTGGAATGTCTACGGTCCAACAGAAACAACTATATGGTCGTCTTTAAAACAAATAAAATCCGATAAAAAACTCATAACTATCGGAAAACCAATTGGAAACACCCAAATTTACATAATCAATGAGCAAGGGAATCTAGTAGCTCCTGGAAATATTGGTGAAATTGTAATTGGTGGTGATGGTGTCGCGAAAGAGTATTGGAACAGACCAGAACTTACTGCTGAAAAATTCATTAAAAATAGATTTTCTACTAAAGAAGATGTAATTTATCGTACCGGTGATTTAGGAAAACTACTCCCAGACAGTGAAATAGAATGTTTAGGACGAGTAGATCAACAAGTTAAAATTAGAGGTCACCGCATTGAACCCGGCGAGGTCGAACAAGCCTTACTAGTACTTGATGGAATAAAATACGCAGTGGTCCTAGCAAATGAAAACTTTCTTGTAGCTCATATTGTACCAGATACAAGTGTAAAAAATGCCGAAATTCAAGTACCAATGTGGCGTGAAGCGTTGGCATCTAGACTGCCTGCGCAATTAATTCCTCATGATTTTAATGTTTTAGAAAAAATTCCAACAACACTTAACGGTAAAATAGATCGCAAAGAATTATTACAATATAAAGCAAATAAAAAAATATCTTACACAGCACCTCGAACAGAAGAAGAAAACATAGTTGCATCAATATGGAAAGAAAGTTTAGGTTTAGATACTATCGATATCTTTAGTGATTTCTTCGAAATGGGTGGACATTCAATCAAAGGAGTTAAAGTAATGGTTGAAATTGAGAAACATACTGGTAAAAGAATACCTTTATCTGCTTTATTTAAATATTCCACGGTCGAAAAATTTGCTAAATTATTAAATACTGGAACCGAAATCTATTCTGATTGCTTGGTTCCAATAAAACCTAACGGAAATAAAGCACCGCTTTTTATTGTGCACGGAGCAGGACTTAATGTTTTAAATTTTATCAATTTAAGCAAACATTTTGACGAGGATCAGCCTATTTATGGTATTCAAGGGACTAAACCAAAAGGTTTTGACGGATGGTATGAATCAATTGAAGCAATGGCAGCTCACTACATAGATGCTGTTACAAAAGTAAATCCAAAAGGTCCGTACGCTTTAGCAGGTTTTTCTTTTGGAGGCATTGTAGCTTTTGAAATGACACGTCAATTAAAACAACAAGGTAAAACTGTGAGCCTTACAGCACTTCTGGACTCCTATGTCGATTCCTCATATTATTATGGAAATTACAGACGAAAACAGCTTGTAAGATATTTCGATATTACACATAGAAGATTAGACTTCTTAAAGGAAATGTTATTAAGTTGGAAAGCTTTTAAAATGCGAATTAATGGAAAAAAAGATTACTTATTACAACGACATTTTGGGAAGAAAAAAATAATGACTGAACAAGAGGAACTAGCTCTACAGCAATTTATAGAAGCCGACGGAATGGTTAAAAAAATTGTTGACCGTTATCACCTTAAGCCGCAAAGTTTTAAAGTAGATCTATTCCGATCAAAAGATGACGATAACTATAAATTAGACCCAACACATCTTGGTTGGAAAAAAGCCGCATTAGGAGGAGTTACAATTCACAATATCTCAGGTAATCACTTAGATATTGTAGCGCCTCCAAATGATAAAGTTTTAGCGAGATTACTTCAGGACATTTTAGATGAGAAACATGAAAACATCTAAATCTGTAATTGAATATTTAACGATTGAGGATTTAAAGCTTATCCATACTCAAACCATCTCTTTAGATAGTAATGAAATAATTATTTACACAATCTATTTACCTGATTTTATTAATTTAAAATCTGACCTGTCGCAATTTTTAACATCTAAAGAACTTAAGAAAGCGCAGCGTTTTTTTAAAGAGATAGATAGAAACCGCTTTATTATTTACAGATCTATACTAAAATTTATTTTAGCAGCTCACACTAAATTGAATGTGAAAAACATTTATCTTGATTATCACTTTAATAAAAAGCCATATTTAGCCTCGCATCCGTGGCTTTTTTTCAACATTTCACATTCAGAAGATTTTGCTGCAATTGCAGTTTCAAAAAAAAATGTCGGCTTAGATATTGAATACATGTCTAAAGATTTCAATTTTACCAGTCTTCTTCCAGATGTTTTTGATGATAATCAAGTTTTAGAAATTCAGAATGCAATTGATAAAAAACATGCTTTTTATACATCATGGACTCGTAAAGAAGCTTTTGTAAAAGCATTAGGAAAAGGTATTGATGAAGATTTCAAATATATTCCAAGTCTAGATGGACAGCATACTATAGATTTCAATCTCACAAAAAACTCAAAAAGCTGGCAGGTATACAGCTTTAATCTTGCTGATCATTATTTAGGAGCAGTAGCTTCTGAAGCTTTGCCTACAATTTCAAGAAATATATTATTATACACTGTACCCAATAATATGGAAAATCTGTTGGATATGATTAAATCAAAAAAATAATTAGATTGACGAGAAGTACAATACTCTTCGTTATTACTTCTAACAAATATCTATAAACGAAAAACCCTATCCAAGTTGGATAGGGTTTTCAAAGAAAGGCGACGACATACTCTCCCACAATACTGCAGTACCATCTGCGCAGGCGGGCTTAACTACTCTGTTCGGGATGGGAAGAGGTGAGCCCCGCCGCAATAACCACCTTAAGGTTTTTAGTAATTAGTGCTTAGTGCATAGTCCTTAGACTCTTTACCAGTTACTTTCACTAGTTACTGCTCTGCGTCGAGCAAATATTTTAACATACTGAGATAAAGAAAAGTAAATATATTTTAGAAAGTTTCCTCCTCCCGTCTTGCGGCGGGAGGAAAAGGGTGTACATAAGCTTACGGATTATTAGTACTACTCGACTATGACATTACTGCCTTTACATCTATAGCCTATCAACGTGGTCATCTTCCACGATCCTTAAAAGAAATCTCATCTTGTGGTGGGTTTCGCGCTTATATGCTTTCAGCGCTTATCCCTTCCAAACGTAGCTACTCTGCGGTGCCCCTGGCGGGACAACAGATACACTAGAGGTTTGTCCAATTCGGTCCTCTCGTACTAGAATCAGATCCACTCAAATTTCTAACGCCCGCAGTAGATAGAGACCGAACTGTCTCACGACGTTCTGAACCCAGCTCGCGTGCCACTTTAATGGGCGAACAGCCCAACCCTTGGGACCTTCTCCAGCCCCAGGATGTGACGAGCCGACATCGAGGTGCCAAACCCCCCCGTCGATATGAGCTCTTGGGGGAGATCAGCCTGTTATCCCCGGCGTACCTTTTATCCTTTGAGCGATGGCCCTTCCATGCGGAACCACCGGATCACTATGCTCTACTTTCGTACCTGATCGACCTGTATGTCTCTCAGTCAAGCTCCCTTATGCCATTGCACTCTACGCACGGTTACCAAGCGTACTGAGGGAACCTTTAGAAGCCTCCGTTACTCTTTTGGAGGCGACCACCCCAGTCAAACTACCCACCAAGCAATGTCCCCCGCAAAACGGGGTTAGGCCTCAGATAAACAAAGGGTTGTATTTCAACAATGACTCCACAACGCCTGGCGACGCCGCTTCATAGTCTCCAACCTATCCTACACATCATTTATCCAAGGTCAATACTAAGCTATAGTAAAGGTGCACAGGGTCTTTTCGTCCCACTGCGGGTAAACGGCATCTTCACCGTTACTACAATTTCACCGAGCTCATGGCTGAGACAGTGTCCAGATCGTTACACCATTCGTGCAGGTCGGAACTTACCCGACAAGGAATTTCGCTACCTTAGGACCGTTATAGTTACGGCCGCCGTTTACTGGGGCTTCAATTCAATGCTTCTCCGAAGATAACATCTCCTCTTAACCTTCCAGCACCGGGCAGGTGTCAGGCCCTATACTTCATCTTACGATTTTGCAGAGCCCTGTGTTTTTGATAAACAGTCGCCTGGACCTCTTCACTGCGGCCCCGATTGCTCGGGGCGACCTTTCTCCCGAAGTTACAGGTCTATTTTGCCTAATTCCTTAGCCATGAATCTCTCGAGCACCTTAGGATTCTCTCCTCAACTACCTGTGTCGGTTTACGGTACTGGTTCTTACTGCCTGAAGTTTAGAGGTTTTTCTTGGAAGCCCTTAGGCGCACTATCTCTTTGTCCGAAGACTCCGAGTACTATCGTATTTCACCAAGCTCTACGGATTTGCCTATAGAGCCTATAGCTAGGTACTTTAACGAACTATTCCGTCAGTTCGCGGCGCTTTCATCACTCCGTCACCCCATCACAGCAATAAGAAGTACGGGAATATTAACCCGTTAGCCATCGACTGTCCCTTTCGGGTTCGCCTTAGGACCAGACTAACCCACAGCTGATTAGCATAGCTGTGGAAACCTTAGTTTTTCGGTGTGCGGGTTTCTCGCCCGCATTATCGTTACTTATGCCTACATTTTCTTTTCTGACCGGTCCAGCATACCTTACGATACACCTTCTGCCCTGTCAGAATGCTCCCCTACCACTTACAGTAAACTGTAAATCCATAGCTTCGGTAATATGCTTATGCCCGATTATTATCCATGCTCGTCCGCTCGACTAGTGAGCTGTTACGCACTCTTTAAATGAATGGCTGCTTCCAAGCCAACATCCTAGCTGTCTGGGCAGACAAACCTCGTTCTTTCAACTTAGCATATATTTGGGGACCTTAGCTGATGGTCTGGGTTCTTTCCCTCTCGGACTTGGACCTTAGCACCCAAGCCCTCACTGTTAGTGAACATTATACAGCATTCGGAGTTTGTCAGGAATTGGTAGGCGGTGAAGCCCCCGCATCCAATCAGTAGCTCTACCTCTGTATAACTTTATAACTAACGCTGCACCTAAATGCATTTCGGGGAGTACGAGCTATTTCCGAGTTTGATTGGCCTTTCACCCCTACCCACAGGTCATCCGAAGACTTTTCAACGTCAACCGGTTCGGTCCTCCACTGTGTGTTACCACAGCTTCAACCTGCCCATGGGTAGATCACACGGTTTCGCGTCTAACACTACTGACTAAAGCGCCCTATTCAGACTCGCTTTCGCTGCGGATCCATGTCTTAAACACTTATCCTTGCCAGCAACGTTAACTCGTAGGCTCATTATGCAAAAGGCACGCCGTCACCCCACGAAAGGGCTCCGACCGCTTGTAAGCGTATGGTTTCAGGATCTATTTCACTCCGTTATTCACGGTTCTTTTCACCTTTCCCTCACGGTACTGGTTCACTATCGGTCTCTCAGGAGTATTTAGCCTTAGCGGATGGTCCCGCCAAATTCAGACAGGGTTTCACGTGCCCCGCCCTACTCAGGATACCACTATCTATTATACTTGTTACCCATACGGGGCTCTCACCCTCTATGGCGTTACTTTCCAGCAACTTCCGGTTCCTT from Flavobacterium fluviale includes these protein-coding regions:
- a CDS encoding 4'-phosphopantetheinyl transferase family protein, which codes for MKTSKSVIEYLTIEDLKLIHTQTISLDSNEIIIYTIYLPDFINLKSDLSQFLTSKELKKAQRFFKEIDRNRFIIYRSILKFILAAHTKLNVKNIYLDYHFNKKPYLASHPWLFFNISHSEDFAAIAVSKKNVGLDIEYMSKDFNFTSLLPDVFDDNQVLEIQNAIDKKHAFYTSWTRKEAFVKALGKGIDEDFKYIPSLDGQHTIDFNLTKNSKSWQVYSFNLADHYLGAVASEALPTISRNILLYTVPNNMENLLDMIKSKK